A region from the Oscillospiraceae bacterium genome encodes:
- the priA gene encoding primosomal protein N' codes for MPSIAKVAVAGLLYSYDRVFDYLLPPEFSSVKPGCRVKVGFGKGNAEKAAMILEIVSENEAKELKPVKALIDPKPVLTGEQLELAVRVAERTFCPIYDAIKLMLPSGLGFLDKITYQKTTDRDPQSFDEPQRSVLLYLGDKPVSAQKLKKETGVGSEILEIMVREGLLESSVKTARKVGDKTVKLLSLGPEKPKRQSPKQAAVLKYLEENGESAAKQVSYYTGASNATINTLISKNAVIANEQLCYRESYESAERIDPDSLILNKDQQAAYETLSALAPGSNALLFGVTGSGKTMVILKLVQKTLSEGRSALLMVPEILLTPQFTKLFTGCFGKRVAVLHSGLSEGVRLDEYRRIKNGDADLVIGTRSAIFAPLENIGLISMDEEQESAYKSESSPRYDAGEVAAMRAKTHGALFLRSSATPSIRTWHAAQNGKIALVKLGARYAGARLPSVKLIDMRDESPVAPGGVLGETLLNALKNTRDNGRQSVLLLNRRGHDTIVICYDCGEVIKCPHCSVALNYHIANGRLMCHVCGYSTAEMRCSKCDGKRMRFLGSGIQKVETELAQLLPEASVLRMDTDTTVTRDAHDKLFTNFKNGEYDILIGTQMVAKGIDFENVTLVGVLNAEQGLFSGDYKGAERTFSLLTQVVGRCGRGKYSGEAIIQTYLPENRIFEYARNQDYEAFYNDEIELRRQLLHPPFCDICLIGVSGENEKETAKAADEFLELVKEKTVGTEFPVRAYGPAPAQTARAANRYRYRLTLKCRNTKGFRDLIGQALKDFSNAHKRDNITAFADMNPEQYY; via the coding sequence GTGCCGTCGATTGCAAAAGTCGCGGTTGCGGGGCTGCTTTATAGTTACGACCGGGTCTTTGACTATTTGCTGCCGCCGGAATTTTCGTCTGTTAAACCGGGATGCAGGGTGAAGGTCGGATTCGGGAAGGGCAATGCCGAAAAGGCGGCGATGATCCTTGAAATCGTCTCCGAAAACGAAGCAAAGGAACTCAAACCCGTCAAGGCGCTAATCGACCCGAAACCGGTTTTGACAGGGGAACAGTTGGAACTTGCCGTCCGGGTGGCGGAGCGTACATTTTGTCCGATTTACGACGCGATCAAGCTGATGCTGCCGTCGGGCCTCGGATTTCTCGACAAAATTACATATCAAAAGACGACAGACCGGGATCCGCAGTCCTTCGACGAACCGCAGAGGTCTGTTTTGTTATATCTGGGTGATAAACCCGTCAGCGCTCAAAAGCTGAAAAAAGAGACCGGTGTCGGTTCTGAGATATTGGAGATCATGGTACGCGAAGGACTGCTTGAAAGCAGCGTAAAGACGGCGCGTAAAGTCGGGGACAAGACAGTAAAACTGTTATCACTCGGACCGGAGAAACCCAAACGACAGTCCCCCAAGCAAGCGGCGGTTTTGAAATATCTCGAAGAGAATGGGGAAAGCGCTGCAAAGCAGGTCAGCTATTACACCGGCGCTTCCAACGCCACGATCAATACGCTGATCAGTAAAAACGCTGTTATTGCCAACGAGCAGTTATGCTATCGGGAATCCTATGAATCCGCCGAACGGATTGACCCGGACTCTCTTATCCTGAACAAAGACCAACAGGCGGCATATGAGACCCTTTCGGCGCTTGCTCCCGGCTCAAACGCACTGTTATTCGGCGTGACCGGCAGCGGCAAGACGATGGTCATTTTGAAGCTGGTGCAAAAAACACTTTCCGAGGGCAGATCGGCGCTGCTGATGGTGCCCGAGATTTTATTGACGCCGCAGTTTACAAAATTATTTACCGGCTGCTTCGGAAAACGGGTGGCGGTGCTGCACAGCGGTCTTTCCGAGGGGGTTCGGCTCGACGAATACCGCCGCATCAAAAACGGCGATGCAGATCTCGTGATTGGAACCCGCTCCGCGATTTTTGCACCGCTCGAAAACATCGGTTTAATCTCGATGGATGAGGAGCAGGAGAGCGCCTATAAATCAGAGAGCAGCCCGCGTTATGATGCCGGAGAGGTCGCCGCAATGCGTGCAAAAACCCACGGTGCCTTGTTTTTACGGTCTTCGGCAACGCCCTCAATCCGCACTTGGCATGCAGCGCAAAACGGGAAAATCGCATTGGTCAAACTCGGCGCAAGATATGCGGGCGCAAGATTGCCGTCGGTGAAACTCATTGACATGCGGGACGAGTCTCCGGTAGCGCCGGGCGGTGTTTTGGGAGAAACATTGCTGAACGCGTTGAAAAATACGCGTGACAATGGACGGCAATCGGTGTTATTATTAAACCGGCGGGGTCATGATACCATCGTGATCTGTTACGACTGCGGTGAGGTAATCAAGTGTCCGCACTGCAGTGTCGCCCTGAATTACCACATCGCCAACGGGCGTCTGATGTGCCACGTCTGCGGCTACAGCACCGCGGAGATGCGCTGTTCAAAATGCGATGGCAAACGGATGCGGTTCTTGGGCAGTGGCATTCAGAAAGTCGAGACCGAACTGGCACAGCTTCTCCCCGAGGCCTCGGTGCTGCGCATGGACACCGACACCACTGTGACACGGGACGCCCACGATAAGTTGTTTACCAACTTTAAAAACGGGGAATATGACATTCTGATCGGCACACAGATGGTGGCCAAGGGCATTGACTTCGAAAACGTGACGCTGGTCGGGGTATTGAATGCCGAGCAGGGGCTTTTCTCGGGCGATTACAAAGGCGCGGAACGGACTTTTTCACTGCTGACGCAGGTTGTCGGGCGTTGCGGAAGGGGAAAGTACAGCGGTGAGGCGATCATCCAGACCTACCTGCCTGAAAATCGGATTTTCGAATATGCCCGCAATCAGGACTATGAGGCTTTTTATAACGACGAAATCGAACTTCGCCGCCAGCTGCTTCATCCGCCGTTTTGCGATATCTGCCTGATCGGTGTGAGCGGAGAAAACGAAAAAGAAACCGCCAAGGCCGCCGATGAATTCTTGGAATTGGTCAAGGAAAAGACTGTCGGAACCGAGTTTCCGGTGCGTGCATACGGTCCGGCACCCGCACAGACGGCACGCGCGGCCAATCGATATCGCTATCGCCTGACTTTGAAGTGCCGGAATACAAAGGGTTTTCGGGATTTAATCGGGCAGGCGCTCAAAGATTTTTCAAACGCGCATAAGCGCGACAATATCACCGCGTTTGCGGATATGAATCCCGAGCAGTATTATTAA